From Triticum urartu cultivar G1812 chromosome 2, Tu2.1, whole genome shotgun sequence, a single genomic window includes:
- the LOC125539425 gene encoding carotenoid cleavage dioxygenase 7, chloroplastic: MAVCTIATMHAVVHHGHHPRLQVPPPRRLVRVAAGATAAAATEPDTLSKAFWDYNLLFRSQRGETSAPVQLRVTEGAIPPDFPAGTYYLAGPGMFSDDHGSIVHPLDGHGYLRSFRFHPDDGVRYSARYVETAAKTEEKGDGASWRFTHRGPFSVLQGGHRVGNVKVMKNVANTSVLWWGGRLLCLWEGGMPYELDPKTLETVGPFDLLALGDRADGAAPARRRLGHRRRPWLAEAGLDAATRLLRPVLSGVFSMPPKRLLAHYKVDPKRNRLLMVACNAEDMLLPRANFTFYEFDAGFRLVRKREFVLPAHLMIHDWAFTDSHYVVLGNRIRLDIPGSMLAMTGTHPMIAALALDPSSRTTPVYLLPRSTEAVASGRDWTVPVEAASQMWSLHVGNAFEEDNARGGLDLHLHMSGCSYDWFHFHRMFGYNWKNKKLDPSFMNAVKTKEMLPRLVKVAIELDKRGGAYRRCTVKRLSDQWNRPADFPAINPGYANERNRFIYAGAASGSRKLLPYFPFDSVVKVDVSNGSARRWSSEGRKFVGEPVFIPTGGGEEDHGYVLLVEYAVSEDRCNLVVLDARKIGKRGALVAKLEVPKHLTFPMGFHGFWADE, translated from the exons ATGGCGGTATGCACGATCGCGACCATGCACGCCGTCGTGCACCACGGCCACCACCCTCGCCTCCAGgtcccgccgccgcgccggctcGTCCGCGTCGCAGCCGGCGCCACCGCTGCCGCGGCGACGGAGCCAGACACGCTGTCGAAGGCGTTCTGGGACTACAACCTCCTCTTCCGGTCGCAGCGCGGCGAGACGTCCGCCCCCGTGCAGCTCCGCGTCACCGAGGGCGCCATCCCGCCCGACTTCCCGGCCGGCACCTACTACCTCGCCGGGCCCGGCATGTTCTCCGACGACCACGGCTCCATCGTCCACCCGCTCGACGGCCACGGCTACCTCCGCTCCTTCCGCTTCCACCCCGACGACGGCGTGCGCTACTCCGCAAG GTACGTGGAGACGGCGGCGAAGACGGAGGAGAAGGGGGACGGCGCGTCGTGGAGGTTCACGCACCGGGGCCCCTTCTCGGTGCTGCAGGGCGGGCACAGGGTGGGCAACGTGAAGGTGATGAAGAACGTGGCCAACACCAGCGTGCTCTGGTGGGGCGGCCGGCTGCTCTGCCTCTGGGAGGGCGGCATGCCGTACGAGCTCGACCCCAAGACGCTGGAGACCGTCGGCCCGTTCGACCTGCTCGCGCTCGGCGACCGCGCCGACGGGGCGGCCCCCGCACGGCGCCGCCTGGGGCACCGCCGGCGGCCGTGGCTGGCGGAGGCCGGGCTCGACGCGGCCACCCGCTTGCTGCGCCCCGTCCTCAGCG GCGTGTTCAGCATGCCGCCCAAGCGGCTGCTGGCGCACTACAAGGTCGACCCCAAGCGCAACCGGCTGCTCATGGTGGCCTGCAACGCCGAGGACATGCTCCTCCCGCGCGCCAACTTCACTTTCTACG AGTTCGACGCCGGCTTCAGGCTGGTGCGGAAGCGGGAGTTCGTGCTGCCGGCGCACCTCATGATCCACGACTGGGCCTTCACCGACTCCCACTACGTCGTCCTCGGCAACAGGATCAGGCTCGACATCCCGGGGTCGATGCTGGCCATGACGGGCACGCACCCCATGATCGCGGCGCTGGCGCTGGACCCGAGCAGCCGGACCACGCCGGTCTACCTGCTGCCGCGCTCCACGGAGGCCGTGGCCAGCGGCCGCGACTGGACCGTGCCCGTCGAGGCGGCGTCGCAGATGTGGTCGCTGCACGTCGGCAACGCCTTCGAGGAGGACAACGCCCGCGGCGGCCTCGACCTGCACCTGCACATGTCGGGCTGCTCCTACGACTGGTTCCATTTCCACAGGATGTTCG GTTACAACTGGAAGAACAAGAAGCTGGACCCTTCGTTCATGAACGCGGTCAAGACCAAGGAAATGCTGCCTCGCCTTGTGAAG GTGGCAATTGAGCTCGACAAGAGAGGAGGAGCATACCGGAGATGCACCGTGAAGAGATTGTCCGATCAGTGGAACAGACCGGCAGACTTCCCCGCGATAAATCCAGGCTACGCCAACGAGAGGAATAGGTTCATTTACGCGGGCGCTGCATCAGGCTCTCGCAAATTACTCCCATATTTTCCGTTTGACAGCGTTGTCAAGGTCGATGTCTCGAATGGGTCGGCGAGGCGGTGGTCTTCCGAGGGGCGCAAGTTCGTCGGGGAGCCGGTCTTCATCCCCACCGGCGGTGGGGAGGAGGATCACGGCTATGTTCTTCTTGTAGAG TATGCAGTATCCGAGGACAGATGTAACCTGGTGGTGTTGGATGCAAGGAAGATAGGGAAAAGAGGCGCACTTGTGGCAAAACTTGAAGTACCAAAGCACCTCACCTTCCCAATGGGATTCCATGGGTTTTGGGCTGATGAATGA
- the LOC125539426 gene encoding uncharacterized protein LOC125539426, protein MVVHVVYRRRENSWRGADSSVRFLGAAMSSNPPSKHQVRLAGRGGLGHAPASPAGARNGGLSLRATSPPPPTVSIASVAGWDSIKLRLDGEEGLKEFLAVGDKAVGAEEEAAVYASEWPAGGDEVTFDAPPTDEEVHAAVASIQQVFENPSGVDSDALELQALALPIAGLSSSGMFVNYFAADSDASEKQTVQIANLGSSPSNIGLDECTGPGTLALNSTALMTREHQNVLDAFQLLKEDASVQKMVMALSTDKAVWDAVMNNEVVQEFKKSFQDAKETDNKGSSSAPPGMMQWVLENTQAKIKEFLEKILQLVHTLFQAQSMDYDLSDDVVRMSFMLSVFVFIVVTIARIK, encoded by the exons ATGGTGGTCCACGTCGTGTACAGGAGGCGGGAGAACAGCTGGAGGGGGGCCGACTCGTCCGTGCGGTTCCTGGGCGCCGCCATGAGCAGCAACCCGCCGAGCAAGCACCAGGTCCGCCTCGCCGGCCGCGGCGGCCTCGGGCACGCCCCCGCCTCCCCCGCCGGCGCGCGCAACGGTGGCCTCTCTCTGCGCGCcacctctccgccgccgccgaccgtctCCATCGCCTCCGTCGCTGGCTGGGATTCCATCAAGCTGCGGCTCGACGGCGAGGAGGGGCTGAAGGAGTTCTTGGCCGTCGGGGATAAGGCCGTGGGggcagaggaggaggcggcggttTACGCGAGCGAGTGGCCGGCGGGCGGGGACGAGGTGACGTTCGACGCCCCCCCTACAGATGAGGAGGTCCATGCCGCCGTCGCCAGCATCCAGCA GGTATTTGAGAATCCTTCGGGTGTGGATTCTGATGCACTCGAGTTACAAGCGCTCGCACTGCCCATCGCAGGACTCTCTTCATCTGGGATGTTTGTTAACTATTTTGCTGCCGATTCTGATGCATCCGAGAAGCAAACTGTCCAAATAGCCAACTTAGGGAGTTCTCCATCCAACATCGGATTAGACGAGTGCACTGGACCTGGCACACTTGCACTTAACTCGACTGCTCTTATGACAAGGGAACATCAAAATGTACTGGACGCATTCCAGCTGTTGAAAGAAGATGCCTCTGTTCAG AAAATGGTTATGGCCTTGTCAACTGATAAGGCTGTATGGGACGCTGTCATGAACAATGAGGTGGTGCAAGAATTTAAGAAGTCCTTCCAGGATG CTAAGGAAACTGATAATAAGGGGAGCTCTAGTGCTCCTCCTGGAATGATGCAATGGGTCCTGGAGAACACCCAGGCGAAGATCAAGGAGTTCCTTGAGAAGATACTTCAGCTCGTGCACACGCTCTTCCAGGCCCAGAGCATGGACTACGATTTGTCTGACGATGTAGTGAGAATGTCCTTCATGCTCTCGGTGTTCGTCTTCATCGTCGTAACAATAGCTCGCATAAAGTGA